Proteins co-encoded in one Hymenobacter swuensis DY53 genomic window:
- a CDS encoding glycoside hydrolase family 3 N-terminal domain-containing protein: MLKDFRIGLFLLVLAFAGLLVSSSAPREDGARPMSAAEQNWVDSVFSSLTPDQRLGQLFMVAAYSNKDKRHAQAIEGLVRTQGIGGLMFLQGGPRRQANLTNRYQAAAKVPLLVAMDAEWGLDMRLDSSMHFAKGMTLGAMDDDQYVYQMGREIALKMKTLGVHVSFSPVLDVNSNPDNPVIGNRSFGENKEQVATRGIRYIRGLQDHGVMAVVKHFPGHGDTDVDSHVALPVINSDMGRLTNVDLYPFQKSIEEGVMGVMVGHLYMPLFDTVRTLSATVSKNLVTGLLKEKMNYRGLVFTDALNMKSVSSLYKAGELDALALAAGNDVLLFSEDVPMALTKIKEAITAGTIDQADVDQRVRKILRAKFWAGLNKYRPIDVPNLMQNLNRPLSRMVQQEIYEHATTVVKNEDDILPFHRLDTLRIAAVTIGSDAPTYKEIMGKYQGGPVFSVPNRYAPDSTFTRISSRLAPYNVVVVSLHNMNNTPTHSYGIGEATLKFLKELRANPNLKTVVVTFGNAYSLKYLEENRNLVCGYEDNYPAQLVVPQVLFGALPARGRLPVTVSENLKAGTGLPTPDFKRLRYGTPEEAGLDSRILAQIDNVALEAVAYAAAPGCQVLVAKDGMVVFDKSYGYATYDKQQPVNNTTLYDLASVTKVAGTLQAIMYLKDQGKLNLDDKVAVYLPELKGTNKKDMTVRDVLMHQAGLKPGIPTWEKTITKTGPKPTFYASTESADFSREVTPDLYSLRTSEDSVWTWVQRSGLLPKVKGKYPVEYSDLSFMILKRVAEKVLKQPIDEFLQKNFFQPLGLGTMTYNPLSKFPKSCIAPTENDTYFRRTQLQGTVHDQTAAMIGGVGGHAGLFSNANDLAVLMQMNLQNGRYGGQRYFQTPVVTEFARNTEAGNRRGLGWDRGDPTKPEGPTSNLSPASTFGHTGFTGTCVWMDPENKILYIFLSNRVYPDAGNKKLVQYNIRTRIHDVIYKSLQKT, translated from the coding sequence ATGCTCAAAGACTTTCGGATTGGCCTCTTCCTGTTAGTACTGGCCTTTGCAGGCCTGCTCGTTTCCTCCTCGGCACCGCGTGAAGATGGGGCTCGCCCGATGTCGGCCGCCGAGCAGAACTGGGTGGACAGCGTATTCAGCTCCCTTACCCCCGATCAGCGCCTGGGCCAGCTGTTTATGGTGGCCGCCTATTCCAATAAGGATAAGCGCCACGCGCAGGCCATTGAAGGACTGGTTCGTACGCAGGGAATTGGGGGATTGATGTTCCTGCAGGGTGGCCCCCGCCGCCAGGCCAACCTCACCAACCGCTACCAGGCCGCCGCCAAAGTACCGCTGCTGGTGGCCATGGATGCCGAATGGGGTCTGGATATGCGCCTCGACTCCAGCATGCATTTCGCTAAGGGCATGACCCTGGGCGCTATGGATGACGACCAGTACGTGTACCAGATGGGCCGCGAAATTGCCCTCAAGATGAAGACGCTGGGCGTGCACGTGAGCTTTTCGCCGGTGCTCGACGTGAACTCCAACCCCGATAACCCGGTTATCGGCAACCGCTCGTTCGGCGAAAATAAGGAGCAGGTAGCCACCCGGGGCATCCGCTACATTCGGGGTTTGCAGGACCACGGCGTAATGGCCGTAGTGAAGCACTTCCCCGGCCATGGCGACACCGATGTGGACTCGCACGTAGCTCTACCGGTTATCAACTCCGATATGGGGCGCCTGACCAACGTGGACCTATATCCTTTCCAGAAGTCGATTGAGGAAGGCGTGATGGGCGTGATGGTGGGCCACCTCTACATGCCCTTGTTCGATACGGTGCGGACCTTGTCGGCCACGGTGTCGAAAAACCTGGTGACCGGGCTGCTGAAGGAAAAGATGAACTACCGGGGCCTCGTGTTTACCGATGCCCTGAACATGAAGAGCGTTTCGAGCCTGTACAAGGCCGGAGAGCTGGACGCGCTGGCCCTGGCCGCCGGCAACGACGTGCTGCTGTTCTCAGAGGACGTACCGATGGCCCTCACGAAAATCAAGGAGGCCATTACCGCCGGCACCATCGACCAGGCCGACGTGGACCAGCGGGTGCGCAAGATTCTGCGGGCCAAGTTCTGGGCCGGCCTCAACAAGTACCGCCCCATTGATGTGCCCAACCTGATGCAGAACCTGAACCGGCCGTTGAGCCGCATGGTGCAGCAGGAAATCTATGAGCACGCCACCACAGTGGTCAAAAACGAGGACGATATCCTGCCCTTCCACCGCCTCGATACCTTACGGATTGCCGCCGTTACCATCGGTTCCGATGCGCCTACTTACAAGGAAATTATGGGCAAGTATCAGGGCGGACCGGTATTCAGCGTGCCCAACCGCTACGCCCCCGATTCTACTTTTACCCGCATCAGCAGCCGGCTCGCGCCCTACAACGTGGTGGTGGTGAGCCTGCACAATATGAACAACACGCCCACCCACAGCTACGGCATTGGGGAGGCCACCCTGAAATTCCTGAAAGAGCTGCGCGCCAATCCCAACCTCAAAACGGTGGTGGTCACCTTCGGCAACGCCTACTCGCTGAAGTACTTGGAGGAAAACCGCAACTTGGTGTGCGGCTACGAGGACAATTACCCAGCCCAACTGGTGGTGCCGCAGGTGCTGTTTGGAGCGTTGCCGGCCAGGGGCCGTCTGCCCGTTACGGTATCTGAGAACCTGAAAGCCGGTACCGGCCTGCCCACACCCGACTTCAAGCGCCTGCGCTACGGCACTCCGGAAGAAGCCGGTCTGGATTCGCGCATTCTGGCCCAGATTGACAACGTGGCGCTGGAAGCCGTGGCTTATGCCGCCGCCCCCGGCTGCCAGGTACTGGTGGCCAAGGATGGCATGGTGGTGTTCGATAAAAGTTACGGCTACGCTACGTACGACAAGCAGCAACCCGTTAACAATACTACCCTTTACGATCTTGCTTCGGTAACCAAAGTAGCCGGCACCTTGCAGGCCATCATGTACCTCAAGGACCAGGGCAAGCTCAACCTCGATGACAAAGTAGCTGTTTATCTGCCCGAGCTGAAAGGCACCAACAAGAAGGATATGACGGTGCGCGACGTGCTCATGCACCAGGCCGGCCTTAAGCCGGGCATTCCCACCTGGGAGAAAACTATCACCAAAACCGGCCCCAAGCCCACCTTCTACGCCAGCACCGAATCGGCCGATTTTTCTCGCGAGGTAACCCCCGACCTATACAGCCTGCGCACCTCCGAAGACTCTGTCTGGACCTGGGTGCAGCGCTCCGGCCTGCTGCCCAAAGTAAAGGGCAAGTACCCGGTGGAGTACTCCGATTTGAGCTTCATGATTCTGAAGCGGGTGGCCGAAAAAGTACTGAAGCAGCCTATCGACGAGTTTCTGCAGAAGAACTTTTTCCAGCCGCTGGGCCTGGGCACGATGACGTACAACCCGCTCAGCAAATTTCCCAAGTCGTGCATTGCACCCACCGAGAATGACACGTACTTCCGCCGGACTCAGCTGCAGGGCACCGTGCACGATCAGACGGCGGCTATGATTGGCGGCGTGGGTGGCCACGCGGGCCTATTCTCCAATGCTAACGACCTGGCCGTGCTCATGCAGATGAACCTGCAGAACGGCCGCTACGGTGGGCAGCGCTACTTCCAGACGCCCGTCGTAACGGAGTTTGCCCGCAACACCGAGGCCGGCAACCGGCGCGGCCTGGGCTGGGACCGGGGCGACCCGACTAAGCCCGAAGGCCCCACCAGCAACCTCTCCCCGGCCAGTACCTTCGGCCACACCGGCTTCACGGGCACCTGCGTGTGGATGGACCCCGAAAACAAAATCCTCTACATCTTTCTTTCTAACCGCGTGTATCCCGACGCTGGCAACAAGAAGCTGGTGCAGTACAACATCCGCACACGCATCCACGACGTTATCTATAAGTCGCTGCAGAAGACCTAG
- the mutL gene encoding DNA mismatch repair endonuclease MutL has translation MADIIQLLPEYLANQIAAGEVVQRPASAVKELLENAVDAGATQVQLIVKDAGKQLVQVVDNGQGMSPTDARMSLERHATSKIRTTEDLFRIRTLGFRGEALASIAAVAQVELRTKQPDQDTGTLLLVEGSQITSQQPVACPDGTSISMKNLFFNVPARRNFLKSNAVEMRHILDEFQHVALANPQIGFSLFQNDLEVFNLPAGKLSQRIVALLGNGYKEQLAQVEEVTPFLAVRGFIGKPESAKKSRGDQFFFVNNRFIRSAYLNHAVLTAYEGLLPKDTHPFYVLFLELDPKSIDINVHPTKTEIKFEDEKTVYAIVRAAAKQSLGLHNMAPSLDFDGNVNFAPIQPLRLSGNEKNPFDDSYQPDALASAARAAASNPGRPASQDAYERQLPPRPTEQAKRELEAFYKSLSQISVPDVEHEATAVGVPVPTAPDLLTPELPVAGLLPDEDLPAGLDLLAGQPTSGPAPEFQPLVLPGTAATASPELPLRESSTGPGNKVLQLHQQFLLVPVKSGMMLIDQVAARERILFEQYAQNLEREVSASQTLLFPRTITFTPQDFAILREVEEPLRALGFRFTDFGKNTIAVEGIPADVPARDEKELLEGLIEQFRNSAGSLKLDRREQMARVLARRVATSAAGTRLSEREMTAIVDKLFACSVPNYAPDGRRTIVMLELGQLQELFRK, from the coding sequence ATGGCCGATATCATTCAACTTCTTCCTGAATACCTGGCTAACCAGATTGCCGCCGGCGAGGTGGTGCAACGGCCGGCTTCAGCCGTGAAGGAACTGCTGGAAAATGCCGTGGATGCCGGGGCCACCCAGGTGCAACTCATCGTGAAAGATGCCGGCAAACAACTAGTGCAAGTGGTGGATAACGGCCAGGGCATGAGCCCCACCGATGCCCGCATGAGCCTGGAGCGCCACGCCACCAGCAAAATCCGCACGACCGAGGACCTGTTCCGCATTCGTACCCTGGGGTTTCGGGGCGAGGCGCTGGCTTCCATTGCGGCCGTAGCCCAGGTGGAGCTGCGCACCAAGCAGCCCGATCAGGACACGGGCACCCTGCTGCTGGTGGAAGGCTCCCAGATTACCAGCCAGCAGCCCGTGGCCTGCCCCGATGGTACCAGTATTAGCATGAAGAATCTGTTCTTTAACGTGCCGGCTCGCCGTAACTTCCTCAAGAGCAACGCGGTGGAAATGCGCCATATCCTGGATGAGTTTCAGCACGTGGCGCTGGCCAACCCGCAAATTGGCTTCTCGCTGTTTCAGAATGATCTGGAGGTGTTTAATCTACCGGCTGGCAAGCTCAGCCAGCGCATTGTGGCCCTGCTGGGCAACGGGTACAAGGAGCAACTGGCCCAGGTGGAAGAGGTAACCCCGTTTTTAGCCGTACGGGGCTTTATCGGCAAGCCGGAATCGGCCAAGAAAAGCAGGGGCGACCAGTTCTTCTTCGTGAATAACCGCTTTATCCGCTCGGCCTACCTTAACCACGCGGTGCTGACGGCCTACGAGGGCCTGCTGCCCAAAGACACCCACCCGTTTTACGTGTTGTTTCTGGAGTTGGACCCCAAGTCCATCGACATCAACGTGCATCCTACCAAAACGGAAATCAAGTTTGAGGATGAGAAAACGGTGTACGCCATTGTGCGGGCCGCTGCCAAGCAAAGCCTGGGCCTGCACAACATGGCCCCCTCGCTGGATTTCGATGGCAACGTAAACTTCGCGCCCATTCAGCCGCTGCGGCTTTCGGGCAACGAGAAGAACCCGTTCGATGATAGCTACCAACCCGATGCGCTGGCTTCGGCGGCCCGGGCCGCTGCCAGTAACCCCGGCCGCCCGGCCAGTCAGGATGCCTACGAGCGGCAGTTGCCGCCCCGCCCCACCGAGCAGGCCAAGCGCGAACTGGAAGCCTTTTACAAGAGTCTGAGCCAGATCAGCGTCCCCGATGTGGAACACGAAGCCACCGCCGTGGGTGTGCCCGTACCTACTGCGCCCGACCTGCTGACCCCGGAACTGCCCGTTGCCGGGTTACTACCCGACGAAGACCTGCCCGCCGGCCTCGATCTGCTGGCCGGGCAACCCACCTCCGGGCCCGCGCCGGAATTTCAGCCGCTGGTGTTGCCAGGTACCGCTGCCACCGCCTCACCGGAGCTGCCCTTGCGGGAATCGAGCACCGGGCCGGGCAATAAGGTGCTGCAACTGCATCAGCAGTTTCTGTTAGTGCCGGTGAAATCGGGGATGATGCTCATTGACCAGGTGGCGGCCCGGGAGCGGATTCTGTTCGAGCAGTACGCCCAAAATCTGGAGCGCGAGGTGAGTGCCTCCCAGACACTGCTTTTTCCGCGCACCATCACGTTCACCCCCCAGGATTTCGCCATCCTGCGGGAGGTGGAGGAGCCGCTGCGGGCGTTGGGGTTCCGGTTTACCGATTTTGGAAAAAATACCATAGCCGTGGAAGGAATTCCGGCCGATGTACCGGCCCGCGACGAAAAGGAGTTGCTGGAAGGCCTCATTGAGCAGTTCCGTAACTCCGCTGGCTCCCTGAAGCTGGACCGCCGCGAGCAGATGGCCCGGGTCCTGGCTCGTCGGGTAGCCACGAGTGCCGCCGGGACCCGCCTTTCGGAGCGCGAAATGACGGCTATTGTGGACAAGCTGTTTGCCTGCTCCGTGCCCAACTATGCCCCCGACGGCCGCCGCACCATCGTGATGCTGGAGCTGGGCCAGTTGCAGGAGCTGTTTCGGAAGTAA
- a CDS encoding rhomboid family intramembrane serine protease translates to MFQLTPMVRNLLIANVVVFIASKYLLPLDFLALYPVGSPAFGVWQVVTYMFMHANGAHIFSNMIGLVSLGPLLEQRWGAKRFLTFWLICGVGAGVLYDGLRTYEVHRMGQQLEAFRAAPTDLNLLDFVETNIPQLVDTYKSSAYELHKNPGNTYVVQQTLAQFDSLYQGSLNGPMVGASGALFGIMLAFAWLFPNTELVVFPIPIPIKAKYFVVLYGLYEFAFGIHRVPGDNVAHFAHLGGMLVGFLVLLVWQRNRKRLY, encoded by the coding sequence ATGTTCCAGCTTACCCCCATGGTTCGCAATCTGCTCATCGCCAACGTGGTGGTGTTTATTGCGAGTAAGTACCTGTTGCCGCTTGATTTTCTGGCGCTGTATCCGGTCGGTTCCCCCGCGTTTGGCGTGTGGCAGGTCGTGACGTACATGTTCATGCATGCCAATGGGGCGCACATCTTCTCCAATATGATTGGCCTGGTGTCGTTGGGGCCGCTGTTGGAGCAACGCTGGGGCGCCAAGCGGTTCCTGACGTTCTGGCTGATTTGCGGGGTAGGAGCGGGCGTGCTCTACGACGGGCTGCGGACCTACGAGGTGCACCGCATGGGCCAGCAGTTGGAAGCCTTCCGTGCTGCCCCCACGGATCTGAACCTGCTAGATTTCGTGGAAACGAACATTCCGCAGTTAGTAGATACGTACAAGTCCTCGGCCTACGAGCTGCATAAAAACCCGGGCAACACGTACGTAGTCCAGCAAACCCTGGCGCAGTTCGATAGTCTGTACCAAGGCAGCCTGAACGGGCCGATGGTGGGGGCTTCAGGCGCGCTGTTCGGGATTATGCTGGCCTTTGCCTGGCTGTTTCCGAATACTGAGCTGGTTGTGTTTCCGATTCCCATTCCCATCAAGGCCAAGTACTTTGTAGTACTCTACGGGCTCTACGAATTCGCTTTCGGTATTCACCGCGTGCCCGGCGACAATGTGGCGCACTTTGCCCATCTGGGCGGAATGCTCGTTGGTTTCCTGGTGTTGCTGGTGTGGCAGCGCAACCGAAAACGCCTGTACTAG
- a CDS encoding rhomboid family intramembrane serine protease has protein sequence MSIANDIRTAFSRRDNALNQLLLINVLVFVFLVLFRTVMFVLTKNRDAHLLLMDWLAVPSVPTLLLTRPWTLLTYSFVHINFFHILFNLINLYWFGGLVREYLGDRRLVSLYVLGALSGALIYLLAFNFIPAFRVGPAILYGASGSVTAVILAAATLLPDYTFSIILLGPVRIKYIAAVVVLVSIAGVNGGNAGGDIAHLGGALLGFLFVKQLQAGRDLGRPIQAVGDWVVRLVTGRPNLRVTHRSAAATAAAPAVKKGPATQPGQDEIDLILDKISHSGYESLSKDEKQKLFRASQK, from the coding sequence ATGAGCATTGCCAACGATATCCGAACCGCCTTTAGCCGCCGCGATAATGCCCTGAATCAGCTGCTGCTGATCAATGTGCTGGTGTTCGTGTTTCTGGTGCTGTTTCGCACGGTTATGTTTGTGCTAACCAAAAACCGGGACGCCCACCTGCTGCTCATGGATTGGTTGGCGGTGCCTTCGGTGCCGACGCTCCTGCTTACCCGCCCCTGGACGCTGCTCACGTACAGCTTCGTTCACATCAATTTCTTCCACATCCTGTTCAATCTGATTAACTTGTATTGGTTTGGCGGGCTGGTGCGGGAGTACTTGGGTGACCGGCGTCTGGTGAGCCTGTACGTGCTGGGGGCGCTGTCGGGGGCGCTGATTTACCTACTGGCGTTCAACTTTATTCCCGCCTTCCGGGTAGGGCCGGCCATCCTGTACGGGGCTTCCGGCAGCGTTACGGCTGTTATCCTGGCCGCTGCCACGCTCCTGCCCGACTACACGTTCTCCATCATTCTGCTGGGGCCGGTACGCATCAAATACATTGCGGCGGTGGTAGTGCTGGTAAGCATTGCGGGAGTGAATGGCGGTAATGCCGGGGGCGACATAGCGCACCTGGGCGGGGCCCTACTCGGCTTCCTGTTTGTGAAGCAGCTCCAGGCTGGCCGCGACTTGGGCCGCCCCATTCAGGCCGTGGGCGATTGGGTTGTCCGCCTCGTGACGGGGCGGCCTAACCTGCGCGTAACCCACCGTAGTGCCGCCGCTACAGCCGCCGCACCGGCTGTCAAGAAAGGTCCGGCCACCCAACCCGGCCAAGATGAAATCGACCTGATTCTGGACAAGATTTCGCACTCCGGCTACGAAAGTCTGTCGAAGGACGAGAAGCAGAAACTGTTCCGGGCCAGTCAGAAGTAA
- a CDS encoding DNA alkylation repair protein, translating into MLTAHDVLARMHALANPERAVAVARFFKTGPGEYGEGDQFLGLTMPQQRLLAREFQQLPQPEILQLLHSPWHECRSVALVIWTLQFAKAGARQRKAIYAQYLANRHFVNNWDLVDITCPGILGTYLLDKDRAPLYELAAENHLWSQRMSIVSTLAFIRKGQFQDTFAMAELLLSHRHDLIHKATGWMLREVGKRNEAALEEFLTDHRGQLPRTTLRYAIERLPPVRRHWHLSK; encoded by the coding sequence ATGCTCACCGCCCATGATGTACTCGCCCGCATGCATGCCCTGGCCAATCCGGAGCGGGCAGTAGCGGTGGCGCGCTTCTTCAAAACAGGCCCCGGTGAGTACGGCGAAGGAGACCAGTTTCTGGGTCTGACCATGCCACAGCAACGCCTCCTGGCCCGGGAGTTTCAGCAGTTACCGCAACCGGAGATACTACAGCTACTGCATAGCCCCTGGCACGAATGCCGATCGGTGGCGCTGGTTATCTGGACATTGCAGTTCGCTAAAGCTGGAGCTCGCCAGCGGAAAGCCATTTATGCGCAGTACCTGGCCAACCGGCACTTTGTGAACAACTGGGATTTGGTAGACATCACCTGCCCAGGAATTCTGGGGACTTATCTGTTGGATAAAGACCGGGCACCGCTCTACGAGCTGGCGGCTGAAAACCACCTGTGGAGCCAAAGGATGAGCATTGTATCTACGCTGGCTTTCATTCGGAAAGGCCAGTTTCAGGACACGTTTGCCATGGCGGAGCTGCTCCTGTCCCACCGCCACGACCTTATTCATAAAGCTACCGGCTGGATGCTGCGGGAAGTAGGCAAGCGCAACGAAGCAGCCTTGGAAGAATTCCTGACAGACCACCGGGGCCAGCTACCCCGTACCACCCTGCGCTACGCCATTGAGCGGCTGCCGCCTGTCCGGCGACACTGGCACTTAAGCAAGTAA
- a CDS encoding macro domain-containing protein, giving the protein MHFYFTDTNSEITDAWHHVFAGVPQVTVRHGSIFEVPADALVSPANSFGYMNGGIDFAISKTLGWHLEKDLQHIIREKYYGELLVGQAEILPTGHAQFPYLIAAPTMRTPMTITRGPNVYHSMRALLLLLEHGRLPDGRLVKEVVHTVAIPGLGTGVGQVRPLVCARQMRLAWEDVQHRKHATVAGWEEMCGNYAYFYTHNHSDIRYDIP; this is encoded by the coding sequence ATGCACTTCTACTTCACGGATACCAACTCAGAAATCACCGACGCCTGGCATCACGTTTTCGCCGGTGTACCGCAGGTAACCGTCCGGCACGGCTCCATTTTCGAGGTGCCCGCCGATGCGCTGGTGAGTCCGGCCAACAGCTTCGGCTACATGAACGGCGGCATCGACTTCGCCATTTCCAAAACCCTGGGCTGGCACCTAGAAAAAGACCTGCAGCACATCATCCGGGAGAAGTACTACGGGGAGCTGCTGGTGGGACAAGCCGAAATTCTGCCCACCGGCCACGCGCAGTTTCCCTACCTGATTGCGGCCCCTACCATGCGCACACCCATGACCATCACGCGGGGCCCCAATGTGTACCATAGTATGCGAGCATTACTGCTCTTGCTGGAGCACGGCCGCCTGCCCGATGGTCGTTTGGTAAAGGAGGTGGTGCACACGGTAGCCATACCGGGCCTAGGCACGGGCGTGGGACAGGTAAGACCCTTGGTATGCGCCCGCCAGATGCGCCTTGCCTGGGAGGACGTGCAGCACCGGAAACATGCCACCGTGGCTGGTTGGGAGGAAATGTGCGGTAATTACGCCTACTTCTACACCCATAACCACTCCGACATTAGGTACGACATTCCATAA
- the mdh gene encoding malate dehydrogenase, with product MKVTVVGAGNVGATCADVLATREIANEIVLVDIKEGFAEGKALDIWQKAPIIGYDSRTVGVTSDYARTADSDVVVITSGLPRKPGMTRDDLISTNAGIVKSVTEQVVKYSPNAIIIIVSNPLDVMTYQAHLTSGLPREKVFGMAGILDTARYRAFLAEALNVSPKDIQAVLMGGHGDTMVPLPRYTTVGGIPVTELIDKATLDAIVQRTAQGGGELVKLMGTSAWYAPGAAAAQMVEAIVRDQRRVFPVCIKLEGEYGIDGVYLGAPVILGKNGIEKVIELQLNDEEKALLETSRGHVKEVMDALDNMSKASA from the coding sequence ATGAAAGTTACCGTAGTTGGAGCCGGCAACGTAGGCGCGACCTGCGCCGATGTACTGGCCACCCGCGAAATTGCCAACGAAATTGTGTTGGTTGACATTAAAGAAGGTTTTGCCGAAGGCAAGGCGCTTGATATCTGGCAGAAGGCTCCCATCATTGGCTACGACTCGCGCACCGTGGGCGTAACCAGCGACTATGCCCGCACCGCTGATTCCGACGTGGTGGTGATTACTTCCGGCCTGCCCCGCAAGCCCGGCATGACCCGCGACGACCTGATTTCGACCAACGCCGGCATCGTGAAATCGGTAACCGAGCAGGTGGTGAAATACTCGCCTAACGCCATCATCATCATCGTGAGCAACCCGCTCGACGTGATGACCTACCAGGCTCACCTAACCTCCGGCCTGCCCCGCGAAAAGGTATTCGGCATGGCCGGTATCCTGGACACGGCCCGCTACCGTGCCTTCCTGGCCGAAGCGCTCAACGTGAGCCCCAAAGACATTCAGGCAGTCCTCATGGGTGGCCACGGCGACACGATGGTGCCCCTGCCTCGCTACACCACCGTGGGCGGCATTCCCGTAACCGAACTGATTGATAAGGCCACTCTCGACGCCATCGTGCAGCGCACGGCGCAGGGCGGCGGCGAGCTGGTGAAGCTCATGGGCACCTCGGCCTGGTACGCGCCCGGCGCGGCTGCCGCCCAGATGGTAGAAGCCATTGTGCGCGACCAGCGCCGCGTATTCCCTGTATGCATCAAGCTGGAAGGTGAGTACGGCATTGATGGCGTGTACCTGGGCGCTCCGGTTATCCTGGGCAAAAACGGCATCGAAAAAGTAATCGAGCTGCAGCTCAACGACGAGGAGAAGGCCCTGCTGGAAACCTCGCGCGGCCACGTAAAAGAAGTAATGGACGCGCTGGACAACATGAGCAAGGCTTCGGCCTAA
- the tilS gene encoding tRNA lysidine(34) synthetase TilS has product MLDRIQAFIQEHALFSPTDQLLVAVSGGLDSVVLADVLHRLGVKFAVAHCHFGLRAEEADADEQFVRKLADKYEAPYFVEFFQTKKFAEQEGISTQMAARALRYEWFERTRASQGYAAIATAHHQRDTAETMLLNLTHGTGLAGLHGIRPKTGHLVRPLLAVSKPDLYDYVVENRLIWREDASNDSPVYQRNRLRLEVLPVLRDINPSLDHTMSVTAERVGAAEEIVRRYVEETAAQAQHQEPEATYLDIRLLQKTAATALVLHELLRPFGFSYLVTKDIVQSFGAEPGRRFESPTHQLVKDRDQLVITPRKLQKFGTHQLQAGQEALKIDGLHLRTELLEVTEGYEVPKGKAVAALDADVLKFPLTVRPWQEGDWFMPIGMKGKKKLSDFLIDQKVPLNLKDNVQVLVSADGKIAWVVGFRPDDRFKVTENTERVLVVKRM; this is encoded by the coding sequence ATGCTCGACCGGATTCAAGCCTTCATTCAGGAACACGCCCTCTTCTCCCCCACCGACCAACTGCTGGTAGCCGTCAGCGGTGGCCTCGACTCGGTGGTGCTGGCCGACGTGCTGCACCGGCTGGGTGTGAAATTCGCGGTGGCGCACTGCCACTTCGGGCTGCGGGCCGAGGAAGCCGACGCCGACGAGCAATTCGTGCGCAAGCTGGCCGATAAATATGAGGCCCCGTACTTCGTGGAGTTTTTCCAGACCAAGAAGTTTGCCGAACAGGAAGGCATATCGACGCAGATGGCGGCCCGCGCCCTGCGATATGAGTGGTTTGAGCGGACCAGGGCCAGCCAGGGCTACGCTGCCATTGCCACCGCCCACCACCAGCGCGACACGGCCGAAACGATGCTCCTCAACCTTACCCACGGCACCGGCCTGGCCGGTCTGCACGGCATCCGACCCAAAACCGGCCACCTAGTGCGCCCTTTGCTGGCCGTGAGCAAGCCCGATCTGTATGATTACGTGGTGGAAAACCGCCTCATCTGGCGCGAGGATGCCAGTAACGACTCGCCGGTGTACCAGCGCAACCGCCTGCGCCTGGAGGTACTGCCCGTGCTGCGCGACATCAACCCCTCGCTTGACCACACCATGAGCGTAACGGCCGAGCGGGTGGGCGCGGCCGAGGAAATTGTGCGCCGCTACGTGGAGGAAACCGCCGCCCAGGCCCAGCACCAGGAGCCCGAAGCCACTTACCTCGACATTCGCCTGCTCCAGAAAACGGCCGCCACGGCTTTGGTCCTGCACGAGCTGCTGCGGCCCTTCGGCTTCAGCTACCTCGTCACCAAGGACATTGTGCAGAGCTTCGGGGCCGAGCCTGGCCGCCGCTTCGAGTCGCCGACGCACCAGCTGGTGAAGGACCGCGACCAGCTGGTTATCACCCCACGCAAGCTCCAGAAGTTCGGCACCCACCAGCTGCAGGCCGGGCAGGAAGCCCTCAAAATCGACGGGCTGCACCTGCGCACCGAGCTGCTGGAAGTAACGGAGGGCTACGAGGTGCCGAAGGGTAAGGCCGTGGCGGCCCTGGATGCCGACGTGCTCAAATTCCCGCTCACTGTGCGCCCCTGGCAGGAAGGCGACTGGTTTATGCCCATCGGCATGAAAGGCAAAAAGAAGCTCTCCGATTTCCTCATCGACCAGAAAGTGCCCCTCAACCTCAAAGACAACGTGCAGGTGCTGGTATCAGCCGATGGTAAGATTGCCTGGGTTGTCGGTTTCCGGCCCGATGACCGATTCAAGGTAACGGAGAATACGGAGCGGGTGCTGGTGGTGAAGCGGATGTAG